A stretch of the Methanobacteriaceae archaeon genome encodes the following:
- a CDS encoding diaminopimelate epimerase, translating into MSEKIILLFHKMHGLGNDYIVIDEFTEELIPEQKKAEIVRQLCTRGFSIGADGVIFVSPSDTADIRFRIFNSDGSEAEMCGNGIRCFGKYVYENDVLKQNKMSVETLGGIKKLVLKVERDFVESIRVDMGKSTFNTLDVPMITDYDEFIDQELEVDSELIKLTAINVGNPHAVIFTENLDEVDLDRLGPLIENHEAFPERTNVHFVNVINPQEVEMLTWERGAGFTMACGTGATATVISGYKMGLLQKDVLVHLPGGDLEISVYEDANELGAFMEGDAVSVFEGIMELEL; encoded by the coding sequence ATGAGTGAAAAAATAATTCTACTTTTTCACAAAATGCATGGTCTGGGAAACGATTACATAGTAATTGATGAGTTCACAGAAGAGCTCATACCAGAGCAGAAGAAAGCAGAAATCGTCCGGCAACTTTGCACCAGAGGTTTCTCCATAGGGGCTGATGGCGTTATATTCGTATCTCCATCTGACACCGCGGACATAAGATTCAGGATATTCAACAGTGACGGTAGTGAAGCTGAGATGTGTGGAAATGGAATTCGCTGCTTTGGTAAATATGTTTATGAAAATGATGTTCTGAAACAGAATAAGATGAGTGTGGAAACCCTGGGAGGAATCAAAAAACTCGTATTAAAAGTTGAAAGAGATTTTGTGGAATCTATTAGGGTTGATATGGGAAAATCTACCTTCAATACCCTGGATGTACCCATGATCACTGATTATGATGAATTCATTGATCAGGAGCTTGAAGTTGACAGTGAATTGATTAAATTAACTGCCATTAATGTTGGTAATCCACATGCAGTTATATTCACCGAGAATTTAGACGAAGTTGACTTGGACCGTCTGGGTCCTCTTATCGAGAATCATGAAGCATTTCCCGAAAGGACTAACGTACATTTTGTGAATGTTATAAATCCTCAGGAAGTGGAAATGCTCACCTGGGAAAGAGGAGCTGGTTTTACCATGGCTTGCGGCACTGGAGCTACCGCTACGGTTATTTCCGGGTATAAAATGGGCCTCCTTCAAAAAGATGTTCTGGTACACCTCCCTGGAGGAGATCTGGAGATCTCAGTATATGAAGATGCAAACGAACTGGGTGCATTCATGGAAGGGGACGCTGTTAGTGTGTTTGAAGGAATAATGGAGTTGGAATTATAA